DNA sequence from the Flavobacterium lipolyticum genome:
ATCGGAAGAAGAGAAACACAAACTGCTGTTCACCTTCAACGATACAGCGGTAGCGTATCCGAAGGACAAGACGATTGTAGATTTAATTGAAGAACAGGTTGCAAAGACACCGGATGATATAGCCATAGTCTTTGAAGATACAGAACTGACCTACAGGGAACTCAATGAGAGATCCAATCAACTGGCGCATTACCTGATAGCTAATTACAGCATTCAGCCGGATGATCTGATAGGGATACAATTGGAGCGAAGTGAGTGGATGATTGTGGCGATACTGGGCGTATTAAAATCAGGAGGAGCTTATGTTCCTATCGATCTGGAATACCCTCAGGAAAGAGTTCAGGCAATTGTTGAAGATAGTAAATGTAAAATTCTACTGGATTTAGAAGAATTATTGAGGTTCCAAGAATTTCAGGAAAAGTATTCAGTAAACCAAATAATAACAGCTACCCAATCATACAATCTTGCTTATGTAATATACACATCTGGCTCTACAGGAAATCCTAAAGGAGTAATGGTAGAGCATCATAATGTCACTAATTTTTTTACTGGAATAACAAATATTTTTGGAGAAGAGAAAGGGGTCTTTTTATCTATGACCAATTTTACATTTGACATATCTGTATTGGAACTTTTATGGACACTGAGTAAGGGATACAAAGTTGTTATACAAGGAGACATCAGGCAGATTAATGATGAAACGAATAACAGTAAGCCACTAGATTTTAGCCTGTTTTATTTTGGCAATTACGAAAATGGAGAAGACAAGTATAAGTTGTTGATGAATGGAGCTAAATATGCAGACGAAAATGATTATTTGGCAGTTTGGACCCCTGAGCGCCATTTTAATGAATTTGGAGGATTATATCCAAATCCTGGTTTAATGGCTGCAGCACTGTCTTCTGTTACTAAAAAAGTTTGTATTAGAGCTGGAAGTGTTGTACTCCCACTTCACCATCCAATTAAAGTTGCTGAAGATTGGTCTGTTATTGATAACCTGAGTAATGGACGTGTGGGAGTAGCATTTGCTTCAGGATGGCATACAGATGATTTTGTGTTAACACCCGATAATTATGAAAAACGCCATAAAGTAATGTATGAATCAATTGATACATTGCGAAAATTGTGGAAAGGAGAAAGTGTAACATTTGAAAACGGAATTGGAAATTTAAAAGAGACAAAAATATTTCCCAAGCCTGTACAAGACGAATTACCTCTTTGGATTACTTCAGCCGGGAATAAGGAAACATTTATTTCAGCAGGAAAGATCGGTGCTAATATCTTAACACATTTATTAGGAAATTCCATGGAAGATCTTGCAGAGAAGATTGCAGCATACCGAGAAGCTTATGCGGAAAATGGATATGATGTCAAGAAATCGAAAGTAACTATAATGCTGCACACCTATATTGATACGGAAGCGAATATTGAGATAAATGCTCGTCAACCATTTATTGACTATATAAAAAGCTCTGCAGAACTGATTCGAAATTTAATTCCTGATCTCGATCAAAATACAGAAATAAATCGATTCTCTGAAGATGATTTAGATGATTTATATGAATACGCATATAAAAGATTTATTTCTACCTCAAGTATGGTTGGAACAAAGGAAAAATGCTTTAAAATGCTACAAAAGTTAAGTGTTATTGGGGTAGATGAAATTGCTTCATTAATTGATTTTGGAGTTGATTATGATTCGACTATGCAAAGTTTGAAACGATTAACGGAACTTAAAGATAGCTATAATAATTCACAGAATAATTATTCGGTTTATTCGCAAATTAAGAAACACAAGGTAACGCATTTACAGATTACCCCTTCTATGGGAACATTGTTGAATCAGCATTTTTCAGAAAATGAAGGTTGGAGTTCAATTACGAATATCCTTTTGGGAGGAGAACCAGCTACTGCTTCATTAGTAAATGATATTTATCAAAAATTACCCAATGCGAAACTATATAATATGTACGGTCCAACAGAAACAACAATATGGTCCACTGTAAAACCATTGGAGAAAAACACTCAAAAAATTGAGATTGGTGAGCCGATTGCAAATACCAGAATCTATATTTTGGATGATAATCGTAAGCTGGTTGCAGCAGGTGTTCAAGGAGAGATATATATTGGAGGCAAAGGAGTTTCACGTGGATATACAAGTAAAGCGCTAACCGATCTGAGTTTTATTGAAAACCCTTTTATAGGCGAAGATCGTTTATATCGAACCGGAGATTTTGGGTTCTGGTTAAACAATGGCGCTCTCTATTGTTCCGGTCGTAAGGATCAACAGGTCAAGATTCGGGGATATCGTATAGAGCTTGGAGAAATAGAGAATGCTCTGTTAAAAAATGAATTAATAAAGGAGGCCGTAGTTATATCCAAAGAGAATATATCAGGAGAAAAACAGTTGGTAGCCTACATTACTTCCAAAAAAGAACAGAACGTAGGTGAATTGAGGTTGCTTTTAAAAGAGTTTCTACCGAATTTTATGATTCCAAATCATTTTGTTCAATTGGAAGAATTACCTCTCAATGTTAATGGTAAAATTGACAAGAAATTATTGCCGGCTCCTGAAGGATTGGGATTAGCAAGTGGCGTAGAATATGTAGCTCCGCGTAATGAGACAGAAAGAAAGTTGGTAGAAATTTGGGAAGAAGTATTGCAAAGAGAAAATATTGCGATAAACGAGGACTTTTTTGCTTTAGGTGGTCACAGCTTAACAGCAATACAGCTAATCATCAGGATTGAGAAAAATTTTGGAGTTAAAATTAATATTAGAAATCTGCTCTCTAAACCTACAATTGATAGTCTGTCTGAAGAAATAAGTACTTTAAAATGGATAAAGGAAAGAAGCGGAGTAGTACTTGTTGAAGGAGACGAATTAATAATATAGAGTCAGTTGAAATTGTTCAGCCTTTTATCAATGACTCAGTATAAAATTAAAGACATAAATATATATTAAATAAAATGATGCTATGAATTTAGATGATATTAAAATTATTTCAGGAAAAAAGATGTTGCTGGAGATAGATACCAGTTATAATAATCCCTTGATATGGGCAGAAGAAAATAAAAAGGATGTTGAAAATTTTTTATCAACCAGCGGAGCACTACTGATACGTGGCTTAAATATAAATGGCAGCATTGAATTCGGACAGGTACTAAAAAGTCTGTTTGGTGAGGAATTAGTTAATTATACTTATAGATCTACTCCAAGAACGGAAGTCAATAACAATGTTTATACTGCAACAGAATATCATGCTTCAGAAATAATCCCTCAGCATAATGAAAATGCCTATTCTAATGCATGGCCTATGAGAATAGGTTTTGTTTGTATGGTTCCGGCTGCTAAGATGGGGAATACCCCTATTTCAGACAGTCGTGTTGCCTATAATGAGATCCCTAAAGAAATTCGGGAAGAATTTGAACGGAAAAAAATTATGTATGTTCGAAACTACTCAGATATGGATTTGCCTTGGCAAGAAGTATTTCAAACTGACACAAAAGCAGAGGTTGAAAAATTTTGTAAAGACAATCGTATTGATTATCAGTGGACTGCTAATGGTTTGAGAACAAAGCAAGTCAACCAGGCATCCATATTACACCCTGTTACAAATGAAAAATTGTGGTTTAATCAGGCCCATTTGTTCCACTTGAGTAGTCTGGATATAGAACTGCAAGAAGGTTTGATTGAGCTATTGGGAGAAGAGAATATCCCCAGGAACACATTTTTTGGAGATGGAACTCCTATAGATGTAGAGGCTCTCACTGTAATCCGTGATGTCTACGAAAGGACAAAGTTTACATTCGACTGGAAAAAGCAAGATCTACTCTTGCTTGATAATATGTTATATACCCATGGTCGTGAACCGTATGAAGGAACAAGACAGGTACTCGTTGGTATGGCTAAAAAGTACAGTCCCATTATCTGATCTAATAAAGGTTAATTTAGAGCGGCACATGAATAGTCACGTTAAAGTTTCGTGCTATTTTTGTTGCTACTCTTACTTTCTCTTTACGGGGAAGAAAAATTTTTGTTGCTAAAAACAACAAAAAAATCTGACGAGTTGTCAAAAAATAGTATAAATTGAATTCAAATAAAATTAAACCAAAATTGTAATGGAGGCTACTCAAAACAAGTATTATTTAAAACCGAATGTGGCGCTTGAAGCGTTGTTTGACCGATGGTATGCATGGTCGCATTTAATTTCCCCAGCTACAGCGGCAATGAATGTAAAGGACAGGCATTTAAAAATCATGGATTCTTATGTTAAAAATCCAAAGATTCATGCAGCAGCTGTTAAGAAACCTGAAATGTTGGGAGGACCTTTTATTGATTATGATGGTAAAAGGGTGGATGAAATAAAAGATTTAGCAGATCAAATAAGAGATAAAAGAGCGCATCTGTTGAATCTGGCAGATGCAGTGAATGAGTTGAATGAACTTTTGCAAGTACACGCAAAAGGATATTCTCTTACGCCTTTATACGAAAAGGTTCCTGAGATTTTAAAAGGTTATGTTGAATTATACTATGATTTAAATGACCAGCCAAATTTTAGATTTTTCGAAGCACTACTGTATAGGAGTGAATTCTATGATGATTCGGCCCAAACAATTGCGCTGCAGTTGGTAGAATCTGATACGCAGAGAAGTTTTGTACTGAGTACTCCCAGACTCGATGATGAAATAACTATTCATGCAGAAATTCCTTTTAGTCATTCTGTTATAGATCAGTTGTTCAAAATGAAAAGAACTCCCGGGGATTATGCTGAAATCAAGAAAATTTTGCAAATAAAAGAGGGACAAGAAGAGTTATTTGATAGCTTTTTTACTTTAGAAGCTCCTAAACAATATGAACAGTATACGGGGAACGGAATCAGAACAAGATATTTTGGCCATGCCTGTGTACTAGTGGAGACAAACGAGATTTCACTTTTGGTTGATCCTGTGGTTAGCTATGATGGTTATGAAAACGATGTACCCCGTTTTACGACGGAACATCTCCCGGACGAAATCGATTATGTTTTAATCACTCATAATCATCAGGATCATGTTTTGTTTGAAACTTTACTTCAACTAAGACACAGGATAAAGAACATAGTAGTTCCCTCTTCAGGAAAAGGAAATTTACAGGATCCAAACTTGAAATTGATGTTCAAGAATATAGGATTTGATAATGTGATAGAATTGGATGACATGGAGTCCGTAGAGTTGGATAAATGTGTAATTACCGGGCTTCCTTTTTTAGGAGAACACTGTGACCTAGATGTAAGATCTAAGTTGTGTGTTCATGTTAATTTGCATAATAAATACAAAGTATTATTTGCGGCAGATTCTCAAAATATAGAGCCAAAATTATATGAAAGAGTACATAACATAATGGGTGATGTCGATGTGTTGTTCTTAGGAATGGAATGTGATGGCGCTCCATTGTCTTGGTTGTATGGACCACTTTTACCTAAAAAAGCAGATCGCGACAAAGATCAATCCAGAAGATTGGCCGGTAGCGATTGTAATGAAGGAATGTTTATTGTAAATCAATTCAATCCAAAAGATGTCTTTGTTTATGCAATGGGGCTTGAACCTTGGTTAGAATTTATCAGTTCTATTAAATATACTAACGAATCAAGACCAATAGTTGAATCCAATCTTTTAATTGAAAAGTGCAGGGCCATTGGGATAACTGCGGAGCGCTTGTTTGGTGAAAAAACTATTGAATATTTTGAACTGCCGGAGCTTGTCAATAATTAAAAAAGCTAGTAAGTAAGTTCTACTTGTTCCTCCGATTTTTTATTTTAAAAGATCGGAGGGAGAAGTATTTATCGCCCATTTTAATAGCACTGAGCCACAAAATGCGGGATTAATTGTTAGCTTTTACATGGGAGTAAACAGAAGCATTTTTTGCAGCTGTTTATCTTGTGTAAATTAGGAATGGGATTTAATTTTTTGCGATAATATTTACAGTGAATTCAATAGAATCCGACATCGTTTGATCAGGTAAAAGATCAAAGAATTTCCCTGATTTATAGCGGACATTCCATTTTGTCCGGTCAATGACCAACTTGCCATTCATCTGGACAATTCCGTCTTTAATTTCAATTTTAGCCGGAAAAGAGACAGGATTTGTAATACCTTTTATCGTTAGGTTTCCTGTAACATTTTTATTCTTACCATTTATTGATGTAACCTTGATTGCTGTAATGGTAGAAGTGGGAAATTTTTGAACATCAAAAAAATCAGACGATTTTAAATGTTCAACAAGTTCATTATCACTTTTATGTCTTTTATCTGCAATTGTATTCATGTCTATTTCAGCGGTACCATCTATAAGCTGACCGTTTTTGATTATCAGTTCTCCTTCTGATATAGAGACGTATCCTGTATTGGTGTCAGAACCAATTAACATAGAGCCTTTCCATGTTACAACACTTTTTTTGGTATCAATACTATATTCTTCATTCGCACCATGCTCTGAGGAAAAAGTGCTTGCTCCCGCATTGTCTATGTTTTCTTCTTTTATAGGTCCACGGCAACCTAAGAACAAAGGAATAATAATTAAAATTAAGTAAGTGATTGATGCCTTAGGGTTCATAACTATAGAAATTATATTGATTAATAATAATTGACAAAAAAATAAACTAACTATACCTTAATATTTGCTGGTCAATACTGCTAGGATAAAACCAGACTTAATAGATTACAGGGGACTCCTGTTTTACTATCGGAATAACTTTGTTTCCAATTACCTCAATGCATTGTAATAGTTTTTCGTGGGGTAGCGAGGCATAATCCAATTGAAAACAAAATCTGGATATCCCGCCAAGTGCTTCTGATAAATGGAGAATTTTTGCTGCAACCTCTTCTGGATTTCCTACCAATAAGGCACTTCCCGTTGATTTCAAATCGATTTCAAATCGAGAAAGACTCTTTGGTAAACCATGCATTTTACTCATAGAATTAGACCAACCAGGATAGAAATCTTTAATTGCTTCCTCTGTGGTATTCGCGACATATCCCATAGAGTGTAATCCAACTTTTAATTGATCTTTACTAAAACCGGCATCCTCTCCGGCTTCGCGGTAGAGCTCCACTAAAGGAATTATCTGGTCTATTTGACCATCAATGATAGCCACCATTAAGGGTAGGCCAAGCTCTCCTGCACGAATAAAAGAGGCTGGTGTTCGCAAAGCAGCATGCCATATTGGTAGAGAAGCTTGTAAGGGGCGCGGGTAGACACTTACATTGTCTAAAGAAGGTCGAAATTTACCCGACCAGGTAATGGTATCATTGTCTCGAATTTTAAGCAAAAGTTCAAGTTTTTCTGTAAACAATTCTGCAGAATCCTTGATATTTAGTCCAAATAATGGAAATGCATCAAGAGAAGCTCCTCGACCAGCGATAATTTCGGCACGTCCTTTTGATACTAGATCCAGTGTTGCAAACTCTTGAAACAATCGAACAGGATCAACCGTACTTAATCCGGTTACTGCACTTGTAATCCGTATTCTATTGGTAATCGATGCCGCCGCCGCCATCAATACTACAGGTGCTGAATCCAGCTTGTCTTTACCATGGTGTTCACCAATTCCGTATAAATCAAAGCCTAGCTCGTCTGCAAACTTTATTCGCTCAAGTAAGTTTTCAATTGCTCGTTCATCTCTTTCCACAATTGTCCCTCCGCCAGACGAAACAAAAGTGTCAATTCCAATTTCCATAAATGTGATTTTAGATATTATTTTAAACCATTATCAATTAAAAAAGTAAATCTCCTGCATTTTCAATAGAAACGATCCATTGAAGGTGAAAGGGTACTTGGATTTTGGCGTGATGTGTTTTATGGAAGAAAGCGTTTTTCCATCACAAAAGCAGCCAGTACGATAAACGTTATTCATCATTCGGATTTTGTGAGTTGCAATTCAAGAACCTCTCTTCCGTTTCTAAATAGATATCCGGAGTACACTCCCAATCCCGTTAAAACACCTCCAATAAGACCTATTATGAGATGCAATAAATAAATATGTAATGACATGAGTTTAGCCACAGACGACATTATTTCACCTTCATAAATGATCTCGAAATAGATAGTTGATAAAAACCACGCCATAAAACCCGATATAAAGCCCCATACAAAAGAGGAAATATTCCATTTTTTAAAGGGGAGTGTTGCCCCTAATACAAACATTGGCACCGAAAAACTCCACCAAGGAAAGAAATCTAACATCCCCATGAAGATTAAAACACTAAATAGTATTGCGAAGGTTATTAATTTTTTCATTATTAATTTATTTTAAAGACCATTTATACTTTGCTTCTGCATTTCCTTCGATTAAATTACCGAAGAATTTGAGTTCATAATACTGACCATTTCTCCAGGTGTCAACGAAGTGATCGTATTCATCCGATGACGGATTTCCTGATTGTCCTCCGGCATAAACAGCATATCCTTTAGGTCTTTTTTTCATTTCCACAATCATTCTTAAAGAAGGCCCCCATCTTTTAGAAATGGCATTTAATGCTTGTGGATGTCCTCCTTGTGGTAAGCCCTTCTTGCTGAAATATTCAATATTGGACAAATGCATGATATCTATTTTATTTGTATTTCCCCAGTTCGAACGTTTGGTGGTATCATTCAGCATTTGATTAAATGAAAGAGCAATAATATCAGAAGCTGTTTCTGTTTTTTCGGTCGAAAGCAGATCGAAATATTTATTATTTGGATCGTTAGAAATCATATCTAGTAATACCAAATCATCAGGAACCAGTTTAGTCATCTTATATCGGAGTAATTCATCCCATGTATTATTTTTAATCTTAGTCCACCAAAGCTCAAATAATGGTGCCAGGTTAGAATCTTTATCATACTTGCAATTCCAAAGAGAAAATTCTTTTAAATATTTGTTTTTACCTGAAGGCATTCTTTTTAATAAAACAGGAATCGCTAACTCTGCCAGACTGTTCGTATTATCCAGTTGCATTGATTTCATGTCTTCGACAGACAGTTTTTCTTTGGCTGACAAATAGGAGTCAATTTTATTGGCTCTTAATTCCAGATAGTGGCCATAAATTAGGGGTGAGTTACTGATCTTATAAGGATTATTGTTTGCTGAAAACACATAGCCCTGATCTGGATTGTAAGAATAAGGTAACTTGTCTAATACCGCTGTAGAAAACTGATCCGATCTGGTTCCGTCCATGACAAACTTACCTTGATTCTTCCATTTTTTTGCAAGAATTTTTCCTTGATGGTGAATCGAGATATTCCCTTCAACATCGGCATAAGTGAAATTTTGCGAAGGGCATTTGTAATATTGAATGGCGCTCTTAAATTGCGTATATTTTGTTGCTTTGTTCAGCTTGATAAGAGCTAAAATTTCATTAGAAGGATCTTGCAAGGTCCAATTTAAAGCATAGCCTTCTAGCTCCGGCTCTCCCTCGCGAAAATCAGAAGGTATAGGTCCATGTTTGGTGTAGTAAACGGTGTCTAAAAATGGTTTATCACCTCTAATTTTGATTTCTTCGACAACACTGTCCGTTTTTACCCATTTACCATCATACTTGTAATAAGAATAGTTGTCTTTAACCTCCAGTTTGTAATAATCACGTACATCATCAGAACCATTTGTTAATCCCCAGGAAATTTTTTCATTAAATCCTATTACCACCCCCGGAACCCCCGGTATTGAATACCCGTAGACATTTTGTTCATTCGACTTTAATTGTAGTTCATACCAAACTGCCGGAAACGAAAGGTTTAGGTGTGGGTCATTGCACAACATGGCGAATCCCGATTTGCTTTTTTTAGGCCCAACGGCCCAACTATTACTCCCTAAATTGGGATTGTAAGCACTTGAGGATATTTGTGAAGCCGACGCAAGAAATGAATAATCAATATATTCATTCTCCGGCAGGGAGTCAAAAATTCGCTGAATAGCAAACTTTTCTTTAGTTTTCTTTAAATAGTAATCCGGAAACAGCTTATTGTATTCTTTTGATCCAAGAATCATCTGTAAGTAAGAAGCCGAAACATCTTCTTCGAAGCCCGATAAATTGGCTGACATATACTTCATGATTAAAACAGATTTTAAATTGGTCCATGGCTCCGGAGAATAATCCATAAGTTTATATTCAATAGGTAGATCAGCATATGACAAACTGTTGATCCAAGCATTTACGCCGGCCGTATAACTGTCTAGTGCTCTTTTTGTTTCCTGGTCCTTTTCGATGTGTTTTAAGGTGTTTATAGCCGAAGTAAGGATTCCGTCTCTTCTTGTTTTTCGGTCGTGGACAAAGAATTCTTTCCCCAAAATTTCACACATTCTTCCGGCAGACACATAGGACAAAAAATCCATTTGCCATAACCGATCAGATGCGCAAACATAACCTTGTGCAAAAAACATATCCTTTTGATTGGCTGCAAATATGTGAGGAACAGCTCTGTCATCGAAAATTATTTCAGTTTTCTGGCTGACTTTGATACTTATGTCTTTATTGCTGTTAGAAGTCTGTTCATTTTGAACAGCACCTATAAACGGATTTAGAAAAGTACCCAGCGGAGGTACCATATAAACTTTTCGATCCAACACTACTACTAGCATTATCAAAGCAACTAACGGAAAAAGAAATTTTACGGATATTTTATTCATTATAAAAGAGGGTTGGATCTAATTCTAGTTTATTAATTTGAATATTTGGTATTTGAGAACATAGTGCTAATTTATAATTTGCCGCAATCGATAGCGATGTTGTAAACCATTTGTTTTCAAAACCTATTGATGGTTCCAGACAGTTTTCATGATGTAAGCCTTCTACAATTCCAATTCCTTTTGCTTTTAAATAAGCTTCCTTGCGGGTCCACACAGTAAAGAAGGCGTCACTGGAATCATTAGCGTCAAGAATGAATTCTTTCTCCTGAACATGAAGATAGTCTAATACAGTAGAGATATCAAAATCGGAGCATTTTTCAATGTCTATTCCAATTTCTTTATCTGAAAATGCTACAGTTACAAAGCTACCGGAATGAGAAATATTAAATTTTTTTCCTCCGGAATAAAAAGGCTTTCCTCCGGGAGATATTTGCCAATTTGACCAA
Encoded proteins:
- a CDS encoding MupA/Atu3671 family FMN-dependent luciferase-like monooxygenase translates to ALVPEITFNYLGDFGVNVSNEEDSLFEYASEHMGSDTSKENKMHAILDVSGMLVKGELGISIRYSGLRYDAATIKNLAGSYKKHLEFLIAALAKSKEQHLTPSDLTFQGLSGAELLELNADNTLEDVYELSPLQEGIYYHWLAEDSGSLYFEQTSYRVRAKVLDIEKLKGAYDDLTARHAVLRSSFSTEYAGRSLQIVRKEVASNFTYQKLDGSADQDLQVALIKQQDRERGFDLGSGSQMRLQVVDLSQGEYEFIWSHHHILMDGWCVSVLINDFNELLSAAIKGSTADLSPVIPYSNYINWLKTIDREHSLGHWKEYLKGYAEPAEIPFKTRAVDTTYVEYSERLEIGGAVFKQVDTLCTTLGITHNTFMQGVWGYLLSRYNNTSDVVFGAVVSGRPADLAGVEDMIGLFINTIPVRVKYDVDTTAADLLKMLQEQSIQGTSHHYMNLSEVQSQSEPGMDLINHIMIFENYAVKELENEGVFNSREEEALSIEAKEVFERTNYDFNIIVVTSAFSLELDIRYNSNRYDTASLRQLVNHIDTVITAFAQNADQSLTALDYVSEEEKHKLLFTFNDTAVAYPKDKTIVDLIEEQVAKTPDDIAIVFEDTELTYRELNERSNQLAHYLIANYSIQPDDLIGIQLERSEWMIVAILGVLKSGGAYVPIDLEYPQERVQAIVEDSKCKILLDLEELLRFQEFQEKYSVNQIITATQSYNLAYVIYTSGSTGNPKGVMVEHHNVTNFFTGITNIFGEEKGVFLSMTNFTFDISVLELLWTLSKGYKVVIQGDIRQINDETNNSKPLDFSLFYFGNYENGEDKYKLLMNGAKYADENDYLAVWTPERHFNEFGGLYPNPGLMAAALSSVTKKVCIRAGSVVLPLHHPIKVAEDWSVIDNLSNGRVGVAFASGWHTDDFVLTPDNYEKRHKVMYESIDTLRKLWKGESVTFENGIGNLKETKIFPKPVQDELPLWITSAGNKETFISAGKIGANILTHLLGNSMEDLAEKIAAYREAYAENGYDVKKSKVTIMLHTYIDTEANIEINARQPFIDYIKSSAELIRNLIPDLDQNTEINRFSEDDLDDLYEYAYKRFISTSSMVGTKEKCFKMLQKLSVIGVDEIASLIDFGVDYDSTMQSLKRLTELKDSYNNSQNNYSVYSQIKKHKVTHLQITPSMGTLLNQHFSENEGWSSITNILLGGEPATASLVNDIYQKLPNAKLYNMYGPTETTIWSTVKPLEKNTQKIEIGEPIANTRIYILDDNRKLVAAGVQGEIYIGGKGVSRGYTSKALTDLSFIENPFIGEDRLYRTGDFGFWLNNGALYCSGRKDQQVKIRGYRIELGEIENALLKNELIKEAVVISKENISGEKQLVAYITSKKEQNVGELRLLLKEFLPNFMIPNHFVQLEELPLNVNGKIDKKLLPAPEGLGLASGVEYVAPRNETERKLVEIWEEVLQRENIAINEDFFALGGHSLTAIQLIIRIEKNFGVKINIRNLLSKPTIDSLSEEISTLKWIKERSGVVLVEGDELII
- a CDS encoding TauD/TfdA family dioxygenase — translated: MNLDDIKIISGKKMLLEIDTSYNNPLIWAEENKKDVENFLSTSGALLIRGLNINGSIEFGQVLKSLFGEELVNYTYRSTPRTEVNNNVYTATEYHASEIIPQHNENAYSNAWPMRIGFVCMVPAAKMGNTPISDSRVAYNEIPKEIREEFERKKIMYVRNYSDMDLPWQEVFQTDTKAEVEKFCKDNRIDYQWTANGLRTKQVNQASILHPVTNEKLWFNQAHLFHLSSLDIELQEGLIELLGEENIPRNTFFGDGTPIDVEALTVIRDVYERTKFTFDWKKQDLLLLDNMLYTHGREPYEGTRQVLVGMAKKYSPII
- a CDS encoding MBL fold metallo-hydrolase, whose product is MEATQNKYYLKPNVALEALFDRWYAWSHLISPATAAMNVKDRHLKIMDSYVKNPKIHAAAVKKPEMLGGPFIDYDGKRVDEIKDLADQIRDKRAHLLNLADAVNELNELLQVHAKGYSLTPLYEKVPEILKGYVELYYDLNDQPNFRFFEALLYRSEFYDDSAQTIALQLVESDTQRSFVLSTPRLDDEITIHAEIPFSHSVIDQLFKMKRTPGDYAEIKKILQIKEGQEELFDSFFTLEAPKQYEQYTGNGIRTRYFGHACVLVETNEISLLVDPVVSYDGYENDVPRFTTEHLPDEIDYVLITHNHQDHVLFETLLQLRHRIKNIVVPSSGKGNLQDPNLKLMFKNIGFDNVIELDDMESVELDKCVITGLPFLGEHCDLDVRSKLCVHVNLHNKYKVLFAADSQNIEPKLYERVHNIMGDVDVLFLGMECDGAPLSWLYGPLLPKKADRDKDQSRRLAGSDCNEGMFIVNQFNPKDVFVYAMGLEPWLEFISSIKYTNESRPIVESNLLIEKCRAIGITAERLFGEKTIEYFELPELVNN
- a CDS encoding YceI family protein; its protein translation is MNPKASITYLILIIIPLFLGCRGPIKEENIDNAGASTFSSEHGANEEYSIDTKKSVVTWKGSMLIGSDTNTGYVSISEGELIIKNGQLIDGTAEIDMNTIADKRHKSDNELVEHLKSSDFFDVQKFPTSTITAIKVTSINGKNKNVTGNLTIKGITNPVSFPAKIEIKDGIVQMNGKLVIDRTKWNVRYKSGKFFDLLPDQTMSDSIEFTVNIIAKN
- a CDS encoding LLM class flavin-dependent oxidoreductase, which produces MEIGIDTFVSSGGGTIVERDERAIENLLERIKFADELGFDLYGIGEHHGKDKLDSAPVVLMAAAASITNRIRITSAVTGLSTVDPVRLFQEFATLDLVSKGRAEIIAGRGASLDAFPLFGLNIKDSAELFTEKLELLLKIRDNDTITWSGKFRPSLDNVSVYPRPLQASLPIWHAALRTPASFIRAGELGLPLMVAIIDGQIDQIIPLVELYREAGEDAGFSKDQLKVGLHSMGYVANTTEEAIKDFYPGWSNSMSKMHGLPKSLSRFEIDLKSTGSALLVGNPEEVAAKILHLSEALGGISRFCFQLDYASLPHEKLLQCIEVIGNKVIPIVKQESPVIY
- a CDS encoding penicillin acylase family protein, producing MNKISVKFLFPLVALIMLVVVLDRKVYMVPPLGTFLNPFIGAVQNEQTSNSNKDISIKVSQKTEIIFDDRAVPHIFAANQKDMFFAQGYVCASDRLWQMDFLSYVSAGRMCEILGKEFFVHDRKTRRDGILTSAINTLKHIEKDQETKRALDSYTAGVNAWINSLSYADLPIEYKLMDYSPEPWTNLKSVLIMKYMSANLSGFEEDVSASYLQMILGSKEYNKLFPDYYLKKTKEKFAIQRIFDSLPENEYIDYSFLASASQISSSAYNPNLGSNSWAVGPKKSKSGFAMLCNDPHLNLSFPAVWYELQLKSNEQNVYGYSIPGVPGVVIGFNEKISWGLTNGSDDVRDYYKLEVKDNYSYYKYDGKWVKTDSVVEEIKIRGDKPFLDTVYYTKHGPIPSDFREGEPELEGYALNWTLQDPSNEILALIKLNKATKYTQFKSAIQYYKCPSQNFTYADVEGNISIHHQGKILAKKWKNQGKFVMDGTRSDQFSTAVLDKLPYSYNPDQGYVFSANNNPYKISNSPLIYGHYLELRANKIDSYLSAKEKLSVEDMKSMQLDNTNSLAELAIPVLLKRMPSGKNKYLKEFSLWNCKYDKDSNLAPLFELWWTKIKNNTWDELLRYKMTKLVPDDLVLLDMISNDPNNKYFDLLSTEKTETASDIIALSFNQMLNDTTKRSNWGNTNKIDIMHLSNIEYFSKKGLPQGGHPQALNAISKRWGPSLRMIVEMKKRPKGYAVYAGGQSGNPSSDEYDHFVDTWRNGQYYELKFFGNLIEGNAEAKYKWSLK
- a CDS encoding 4'-phosphopantetheinyl transferase family protein, yielding MIDLWYLDTVNVSQIDMESMLKSLPNNMHKEIMRFQNHQDRRLKLYSKLMVKKYFEVSNRTFSWSNWQISPGGKPFYSGGKKFNISHSGSFVTVAFSDKEIGIDIEKCSDFDISTVLDYLHVQEKEFILDANDSSDAFFTVWTRKEAYLKAKGIGIVEGLHHENCLEPSIGFENKWFTTSLSIAANYKLALCSQIPNIQINKLELDPTLFYNE